One Vicugna pacos chromosome X, VicPac4, whole genome shotgun sequence DNA window includes the following coding sequences:
- the LOC102539971 gene encoding TLR adapter interacting with SLC15A4 on the lysosome-like — translation MLGEAFLIELLYKEPLTCKKTSNDEKETWKKQLLDIDDNSLSPDKMENQNKVVKESLTEQCNDTNIIKPVDEKTVTKHKSASLPGNVSAALPIPKREQHDETQEDLYRSWSCTSICQNYPDLQIGGDHVGNMYDSGCFVEHIRDDTFNGPLLLSVDIPLGHSPIFEPLDKLPTSKILNGDEIREKSMLFYKKPISNSMLNSYMEKKVDELYKQFLEENLTRCCSITNLMASNLLMNNVNQISFQISQEQNIEASKVREALLHSLARCNLCNFSCGNSSEFSTPNLQISNQRSREHVSHLQ, via the coding sequence ATGCTTGGAGAAGCCTTCCTAATTGAACTCTTATACAAAGAACCACTTACATGTAAGAAAACCTCAAATGATGAAAAGGAAACTTGGAAAAAGCAGCTTTTAGATATAGACGACAATTCACTTTCCCCtgataaaatggaaaatcaaaataAGGTTGTGAAAGAAAGTTTAACAGAGCAATGTAATGatacaaatataataaaaccTGTGGATGAGAAAACTGTAACAAAACACAAAAGCGCATCGCTTCCAGGAAATGTATCTGCTGCATTGCCCATACCAAAGAGAGAACAACATGATGAAACACAAGAAGATTTATACCGATCTTGGTCATGTACAAGTATTTGCCAGAATTATCCTGATCTACAGATTGGAGGAGACCACGTGGGTAACATGTATGATTCAGGATGCTTTGTGGAACACATACGTGATGATACTTTTAATGGTCCTCTTTTACTTTCAGTAGATATACCTCTGGGACATTCTCCTATCTTTGAACCTCTAGACAAATTACCTACCTCAAAGATTTTGAATGGGGATGAAATTCGAGAAAAAAGTATGTTGTTTTATAAGAAGCCCATCTCTAATTCTATGCTTAATAgttatatggaaaaaaaagtgGACGAACTCTACAAACAGTTTTTGGAAGAAAATCTTACTAGGTGCTGCTCCATAACCAATCTTATGGCTTCCAATTTACTAATGAATAATGTAAATCAGATAAGCTTTCAAATCTCTCAAGAGCAGAACATAGAGGCATCGAAAGTTCGGGAAGCTCTCTTACACTCTTTAGCAAGATGTAATCTCTGTAACTTTTCCTGTGGAAATAGTTCTGAATTCAGCACTCCTAACTTACAAATATCAAACCAGAGAAGTAGGGAACATGTATCACATCTACAATAA